In Plodia interpunctella isolate USDA-ARS_2022_Savannah chromosome 9, ilPloInte3.2, whole genome shotgun sequence, a single genomic region encodes these proteins:
- the LOC128672363 gene encoding uncharacterized protein LOC128672363 produces the protein MGRKKTIRGSERTMILKVLHFFEEEKLHGIAIPISQVEKRVCTATGISRRTLARIKNEEKEVLEKLRLSPQPGTSSEAPTETVKLPTPGKKRKQKKKLEIDDFMICAIKTKIESFYDVYKEVPTLKKILNVVKRDLNFPGQRETLRKIITESLGFKFKKCSKKRDVLIERPEIAAWRARYLRRLKENDDLGPEKKPVIFTDETWVHSHYTVNKCWQSQTVPGIRKNDSAGQRWIIVHAGGETGFVEGADLLYKCKSSKGDYHDEMDTENYTKWLTEKLIPNLPPNSIVVIDNAPYHSKQLNKPPTMAARKQDMQNWLSERNITFDPRMTKAELNYIIIRNRPEKEYLVDKLLEESGHEVLRLPPYQCDLNPIEYIWNLVKQRVADKNVDQSERQIEKLAREAIQSITQDDWKKEINHVDRLRKAYWEKQGLEDARELVINVNDDSDDSDLESHSDFERMSGIEELDSD, from the exons ATGGGTAGGAAAAAAACTATCCGTGGGTCCGAAAGGACaatgatattaaaagtattacatttttttgaggAAGAAAAGTTGCATGGAATAGCTATTCCAATATCTCAAGTGGAAAAGCGAGTGTGTACGGCTACTGGCATTAGTCGACGCACATTGGCCAGAATAAAAAACGAGGAAAAAGAAGTTTTGGAGAAACTAAGGCTTTCACCACAGCCGGGTACGTCAAGCGAAGCCCCAACAGAGACAGTCAAATTACCCACTCCAGGGAAAAagcgaaaacaaaagaaaaagctgGAAATTGATGACTTCATGATTTgtgcaattaaaacaaaaattgaaagcTTTTATGACGTGTACAAAGAAGTGcctacattgaaaaaaattttaaacgttgTTAAGAGAGATCTTAACTTTCCTGGTCAAAGAGAGACCCTGCGAAAAATTATAACAGAAAGTTTgggatttaaattcaaaaagtgcTCCAAAAAACGAGACGTGCTCATAGAAAGACCTGAAATAGCAGCGTGGCGTGCACGTTACTTAAGAAGATTAAAAGAAAACGACGACTTGGGCCCGGAAAAAAAACCTGTTATTTTTACCGATGAAACATGGGTCCACTCGCATTACACTGTCAACAAGTGTTGGCAAAGTCAAACGGTCCCAGGCATAAGAAAAAACGATAGTGCTGGCCAACGCTGGATAATCGTTCACGCAG GAGGAGAGACTGGGTTCGTCGAAGGTGCAGacttattatacaaatgtaaaagtaGTAAAGGGGATTACCACGACGAAATGGACACAGAAAACTACACGAAATGGTTAACCGAAAAACTAATTCCAAATTTGCCACCTAACAGTATTGTTGTCATAGACAACGCGCCCTACCACAGCAAGCAATTAAATAAGCCTCCTACTATGGCCGCTCGTAAACAAGACATGCAGAATTGGCTGAGCGAGAGAAACATTACGTTTGACCCGCGAATGACAAAGGCTGagttgaattatattataattcgcAACCGACcggaaaaagaatatttagtgGACAAACTTTTAGAGGAGAGCGGTCACGAAGTCCTCAGACTTCCACCATATCAATGTGACCTCAATCCTATTGAGTACATTTGGAACCTGGTCAAACAAAGAGTCGCCGACAAGAATGTCGATCAGTCAGAGAGACAAATCGAAAAACTAGCCAGGGAAGCCATACAATCAATAACGCAAGACGAttggaaaaaagaaattaatcacGTGGACCGGTTACGGAAGGCGTACTGGGAAAAGCAAGGTTTAGAAGACGCAAGAGAGTTAGTCATAAATGTAAATGACGACAGCGATGACAGTGATTTGGAATCACATTCAGATTTTGAAAGAATGTCAGGGATTGAAGAATTAGATTCTGATTag